One Rissa tridactyla isolate bRisTri1 chromosome 4, bRisTri1.patW.cur.20221130, whole genome shotgun sequence DNA window includes the following coding sequences:
- the VCPKMT gene encoding protein N-lysine methyltransferase METTL21D, whose translation MAGFVRELERRGGPALRLEQRVAGGVGCVVWDAALVLAKFLDTGACPLARRHVLELGAGTGAVGIMAATLGANVTVTDLEELQELLLVNIENNKHLVTGSVRAKVLKWGEDVTEFQPPPDYILMADCIYYEESLEPLLKTLKDLTGPDTCVLCCYEQRTMGKNPEIERKYFELLQMDFELEKIPLDKHDEEYRSEDIHIVNIHRKRTNFPS comes from the exons ATGGCGGGCTTCGTGCGGGAGctggagcggcggggcgggccggcgcTGCGGCTGGAGCAGCGGGTGGCCGGCGGCGTGGGCTGCGTGGTGTGGGATGCCGCCTTGGTGCTCGCCAAGTTCCTGGACACCGGCGCTTGTCCCCTCGCCCGCCGCCACGTCCTGGAGCTGGGAGCCGGCACCGGCGCCGTCGGCATCATGGCGGCCACGCTGGG GGCAAACGTGACGGTGACCgacctggaggagctgcaggagctgctgctggtcaACATCGAGAACAACAAACATCTGGTGACAGGGTCAGTCCGAGCCAAGGTACTGAAATG gGGTGAAGATGTAACAGAATTTCAGCCTCCCCCCGATTATATACTGATGGCTGATTGCATTTACTATGAGGAG TCATTAGAACCGCTACTGAAGACACTgaaagaccttactggccctgatACATGCGTCTTGTGCTGTTACGAACAGAGGACTATGGGAAAGAATCCTGAAATTGAGAGAAAATACTTTGAG CTGCTTCAGATGGACTTTGAGCTGGAAAAAATTCCCCTGGATAAGCACGATGAGGAGTATCGCAGCGAAGACATCCATATTGTGAATATCCACAGGAAACGCACG AATTTTCCATCGTGA